A window from Variovorax sp. PBL-E5 encodes these proteins:
- the tldD gene encoding metalloprotease TldD produces the protein MISREPTIERLATAQQLLLTPFGLDESHLSRALAEITAHKVDDADLYFQYTRSEGWSLEEGIVKTGSFSIDQGVGVRAVSGEKTAFAYSDDISEASLLDAARTVRAISSAGRTARVKTPARRIASSRSLYDGIDPISTLDSTAKVELLGKVEKLARSRDPRVAQVMAGLASEYDVVLVARADGTLAADVRPLVRLSVTVIAEQNGRREMGSGGGGGRFGLAYFDDAHIAEYVDQAVKSALTNLDSRPAPAGEMTVVLGPGWPGILLHEAIGHGLEGDFNRKGSSAFSGRIGQRVAAKGVTVLDDGTIADRRGSLNVDDEGNATQRNVLIEDGILKGYIQDSLNARLMKSKPTGNGRRESYAHVPMPRMTNTYMLGGDRVPAEIVASIKKGLYATNFGGGQVDITSGKFVFSASEAYWVENGKIQYPVKGATLVGNGPDALTRVTMIGNDMALDSGVGTCGKEGQSVPVGVGQPTLRIDGLTVGGTA, from the coding sequence ATGATCAGTCGCGAACCCACCATCGAGCGCCTCGCCACGGCGCAACAACTCCTGCTCACGCCCTTCGGTCTCGACGAGTCGCATCTGTCGCGCGCACTCGCCGAAATCACGGCGCACAAGGTCGACGATGCCGACCTCTACTTCCAGTACACCCGCAGCGAGGGCTGGAGCCTGGAGGAGGGCATCGTCAAGACCGGCAGCTTCAGCATCGACCAGGGCGTGGGCGTGCGCGCAGTGAGCGGCGAGAAGACGGCGTTCGCCTATTCGGACGACATCTCCGAAGCCTCGCTGCTCGATGCGGCGCGCACGGTCCGTGCCATTTCGTCCGCGGGCCGTACGGCCCGCGTGAAGACGCCGGCGCGCAGGATAGCGAGCAGCCGTTCGCTCTACGACGGCATCGATCCGATCTCCACGCTCGACAGCACGGCCAAGGTCGAGCTGCTCGGAAAGGTCGAAAAGCTGGCCCGCTCGCGCGATCCGCGCGTGGCGCAGGTGATGGCCGGCCTCGCGAGCGAATACGACGTGGTGCTGGTCGCGCGCGCCGACGGCACGCTGGCCGCCGACGTGCGGCCCCTTGTGCGGCTCTCGGTCACGGTGATCGCCGAGCAGAACGGCCGCCGCGAAATGGGTTCGGGCGGCGGCGGCGGCCGCTTCGGCCTGGCCTATTTCGACGACGCGCACATCGCGGAGTATGTGGATCAGGCGGTCAAGTCGGCATTGACCAACCTCGATTCGCGGCCCGCGCCGGCCGGCGAGATGACGGTGGTGCTCGGCCCGGGCTGGCCCGGCATCCTGCTGCACGAGGCCATCGGCCATGGCCTGGAAGGCGACTTCAACCGCAAGGGTTCGAGTGCGTTCTCGGGCCGCATCGGGCAACGCGTCGCGGCCAAGGGCGTGACGGTATTGGACGACGGCACGATCGCCGATCGCCGCGGTTCACTCAACGTCGACGACGAAGGCAACGCGACGCAACGCAACGTGCTGATCGAGGACGGCATCCTGAAGGGCTACATCCAGGACTCGCTCAATGCACGGCTGATGAAGTCCAAGCCGACCGGCAACGGCCGGCGCGAGAGCTATGCGCACGTGCCAATGCCGCGCATGACCAACACCTACATGCTGGGCGGCGACCGGGTGCCGGCGGAAATCGTGGCCAGCATCAAGAAGGGCCTCTATGCCACCAATTTCGGCGGCGGCCAGGTCGACATCACGAGCGGCAAGTTCGTGTTCTCGGCCAGCGAAGCCTACTGGGTCGAGAACGGGAAGATCCAATATCCGGTCAAGGGCGCGACCCTGGTCGGCAACGGTCCGGATGCGCTGACCCGCGTCACGATGATCGGCAACGACATGGCGCTCGATTCGGGCGTCGGCACCTGCGGCAAGGAAGGCCAGAGCGTGCCGGTCGGTGTCGGCCAGCCGACGCTGCGAATCGACGGATTGACCGTAGGCGGCACGGCTTGA
- a CDS encoding cupin domain-containing protein: MDPMRARQLIETLQLQPHPEGGWFREVFRSTAQVVPADGRPARQALTTIYFLLEAHQHSRWHTVRSDEVWIHLEGVPLALWTCDAALRTAPAHVRLGPVDVHGTRPQHTVPAGQWQAARPIATKPSDDYTLVGCTVGPGFDFTDFSFMRPDSDEAALLRHHWPDLAALI; this comes from the coding sequence ATAGATCCCATGCGCGCCCGGCAGCTCATCGAGACCCTCCAGTTGCAGCCCCATCCCGAGGGCGGCTGGTTTCGCGAGGTGTTCCGCTCGACGGCCCAGGTCGTGCCCGCCGACGGCCGCCCCGCGCGCCAGGCGCTCACGACCATCTACTTCCTGCTCGAAGCCCACCAGCACTCCCGCTGGCACACCGTGCGATCCGACGAAGTGTGGATTCATCTGGAAGGCGTGCCGCTGGCACTCTGGACCTGCGACGCGGCGCTTCGCACGGCACCAGCCCATGTGCGGCTCGGCCCGGTCGACGTTCATGGCACACGGCCTCAGCACACCGTACCGGCCGGCCAATGGCAAGCGGCCCGGCCCATCGCGACGAAGCCCTCTGACGACTACACGCTGGTCGGTTGCACCGTGGGGCCAGGCTTCGACTTCACCGACTTTTCATTCATGCGCCCGGACAGCGACGAAGCGGCCTTGCTGCGCCATCACTGGCCGGACTTGGCCGCGCTGATCTGA
- a CDS encoding 3-deoxy-7-phosphoheptulonate synthase — translation MSTKAAPSSDAWYANVEKTSQTDDERIKDITVLPPPEHLIRFFPIRGTGIESLISGTRRAIHNIMAGKDDRLLVIMGPCSIHDPAAALEYARRLKAERQKYADTLEIVMRVYFEKPRTTVGWKGLINDPYLDQTFRIDEGLRIARQLLIDINRLGLPAGSEFLDVISPQYIGDLIAWGAIGARTTESQVHRELASGLSAPIGFKNGTDGNIRIATDAIQAAARGHHFLSVHKNGQVAIVQTNGNKDCHVILRGGKAPNYDAQSVAAACKDLEAAKLPATLMVDCSHANSSKQHQKQVDVAKDIAAQVAGGSRSVFGLMVESHLHAGAQKFTPGKDRVDSLEYGKSITDACLGWDDSVQVLEALSQAVKQRRGSL, via the coding sequence ATGAGCACGAAAGCCGCCCCGTCCAGCGACGCCTGGTACGCGAACGTCGAGAAAACCAGCCAGACCGACGACGAACGCATCAAGGACATCACCGTGCTGCCTCCTCCTGAACACCTGATCCGCTTCTTCCCGATCCGTGGGACGGGCATCGAATCCCTGATCAGCGGCACGCGCCGTGCCATCCACAACATCATGGCCGGCAAGGATGACCGGCTGCTGGTGATCATGGGGCCATGCTCGATCCACGACCCCGCCGCTGCGCTCGAGTACGCCCGGCGCCTGAAGGCGGAACGCCAGAAGTACGCAGACACGCTCGAGATCGTGATGCGCGTGTACTTCGAGAAGCCGCGCACCACCGTGGGCTGGAAGGGGCTCATCAACGATCCGTACCTCGACCAGACCTTCCGGATCGACGAGGGCCTGCGGATCGCGCGCCAGTTGCTGATCGACATCAATCGCCTGGGGCTGCCGGCCGGCAGCGAGTTCCTCGACGTGATCTCGCCCCAATACATCGGCGACCTGATCGCCTGGGGCGCGATCGGTGCGCGCACGACCGAGAGCCAGGTGCACCGCGAGCTGGCCTCGGGGCTGTCGGCGCCGATCGGCTTCAAGAACGGCACCGACGGCAACATCCGTATCGCGACCGACGCGATCCAGGCCGCGGCGCGCGGCCATCATTTTCTTTCCGTCCACAAGAACGGCCAGGTCGCGATCGTGCAGACCAACGGCAACAAGGACTGCCATGTGATCCTGCGCGGCGGCAAGGCGCCCAACTACGACGCGCAGAGCGTAGCGGCGGCCTGCAAGGATCTCGAGGCCGCCAAGCTGCCCGCCACGCTGATGGTCGATTGCAGCCATGCCAACAGCAGCAAGCAGCATCAGAAGCAGGTCGACGTCGCGAAGGACATTGCGGCCCAGGTCGCGGGTGGCAGCCGGAGCGTGTTCGGCTTGATGGTCGAGAGCCATCTGCATGCCGGCGCGCAGAAGTTCACGCCGGGCAAGGACCGGGTCGACAGCCTCGAATACGGCAAGAGCATCACCGACGCCTGCCTGGGCTGGGACGATTCGGTGCAGGTGCTGGAAGCGCTGTCGCAGGCCGTCAAGCAGCGGCGCGGGTCGCTGTGA